In one Halosimplex halophilum genomic region, the following are encoded:
- a CDS encoding 30S ribosomal protein S28e: MSAEESDGDGGSTAAEVIEVVGRTGMHGEAMQVKCRIRGGENQGRIITRNVLGPVREGDVLQLRETAREADQIGGQ; encoded by the coding sequence ATGTCTGCTGAAGAATCCGACGGAGACGGCGGTTCCACGGCCGCCGAAGTCATCGAAGTCGTGGGCCGCACGGGGATGCACGGCGAGGCCATGCAGGTCAAGTGCCGGATCCGCGGCGGCGAGAACCAGGGCCGCATCATCACGCGAAACGTCCTCGGGCCGGTCCGGGAGGGCGACGTGCTCCAGCTCCGCGAGACCGCGCGCGAGGCCGACCAGATCGGGGGCCAATAA
- the rpl7ae gene encoding 50S ribosomal protein L7Ae: protein MPVYVDFDVPADLEDDALEALEVARDTGTVKKGTNETTKAVERGNAELVFVAEDVQPEEIVMHLPELADEKDIPFVFIGTQDDVGHAAGLEVGSAAAAIVDAGDAQGDVDDIAGKVEELR from the coding sequence ATGCCAGTATACGTAGATTTCGACGTGCCCGCGGACCTCGAGGACGACGCCCTCGAGGCCCTCGAGGTCGCACGAGACACAGGCACCGTGAAGAAGGGAACCAACGAGACGACCAAGGCCGTCGAGCGCGGCAACGCCGAGCTCGTCTTCGTCGCCGAGGACGTCCAGCCCGAGGAGATCGTCATGCACCTGCCCGAGCTGGCCGACGAGAAGGACATCCCGTTCGTCTTCATCGGCACGCAGGACGACGTGGGCCACGCGGCCGGCCTCGAGGTCGGCAGCGCCGCGGCCGCCATCGTCGACGCGGGCGACGCCCAGGGCGACGTCGACGACATCGCCGGCAAGGTCGAGGAACTCCGGTAG